The following are from one region of the Polyangiaceae bacterium genome:
- a CDS encoding DUF4156 domain-containing protein translates to MRTQLALLLSVAALALGGCSTASLTAEGAKVAPTRDPLPESCQNVGLVTGKGGGTFGGGMVSNEDLIEYAMNDIRNKTAELGGTHVRTDPPQLGSGDGTTTSVTITGTAYKCPGAAGAASGVRVIENF, encoded by the coding sequence ATGCGCACACAACTCGCACTCCTCCTCTCAGTCGCAGCCCTCGCCCTCGGGGGTTGTTCAACCGCTAGCCTCACCGCCGAGGGCGCCAAGGTCGCGCCGACGCGCGATCCGCTCCCCGAGAGCTGCCAAAACGTCGGCCTCGTCACCGGTAAGGGTGGCGGCACCTTCGGTGGTGGCATGGTCAGCAACGAAGACCTCATCGAGTACGCCATGAACGACATCCGCAACAAGACGGCGGAGCTCGGTGGCACTCACGTCCGCACGGACCCGCCCCAGCTCGGAAGCGGCGACGGCACGACGACCTCGGTCACCATCACCGGCACCGCCTACAAGTGCCCCGGCGCTGCAGGCGCGGCGTCCGGCGTTCGCGTGATCGAGAACTTCTGA
- a CDS encoding cytochrome P450 produces MLKYRDLPHANGWPLLGDLPGFSKDPLGFLTRLHAEHGNIARLQVGPIKGVSINDPELIHQVLAKQHESVRKSIDTRWLSSVLGDGLVTSEGEFWKRHRKLLQPAFHNTKIRIYADIMDRRTRELVSEWKPGVELDVHEEMNQLTLRVVAEALFGVDVSKYYDDIAKPLDVVMRRFEEMLTSMVPLPPQIPVAANRRAAKAVKQLDQALAEIIRDRRKLPEGDDLLSELLRAEPAERFNDRELRDELLTLLVAGHETTALALTWALMLIAQHPRVEAKLLEETRAKPGIVRTTRELPYHERVVNEAMRLYPPVWGIGRELVRDADIGGYHLTKGTQLYFAQWVTQRDAQYFERPKDFDPERWEEPKHPRHAFFPFGAGPRVCVGLNFAMLEAVVILSRVVEAFHLDLTKNQEIDLMPAVTLRPRHGLLATPRKRVEEQAA; encoded by the coding sequence ATGCTCAAGTATCGCGACCTTCCCCACGCCAACGGCTGGCCCCTGCTCGGCGACTTGCCTGGCTTCAGTAAAGATCCTTTGGGCTTTCTGACACGCCTGCACGCTGAGCACGGGAACATCGCGCGGCTGCAAGTGGGGCCCATCAAGGGTGTCAGCATCAACGACCCCGAGCTGATTCATCAGGTGCTCGCGAAGCAGCACGAATCCGTACGGAAGTCTATCGACACCCGCTGGCTCAGCTCGGTGCTTGGCGACGGCTTGGTTACCTCCGAGGGTGAGTTCTGGAAGCGTCACCGCAAGCTGCTCCAGCCAGCCTTCCACAACACCAAGATCCGCATCTACGCCGATATCATGGACCGGCGTACCCGTGAGCTGGTTTCCGAGTGGAAGCCCGGTGTGGAGCTTGATGTACACGAGGAGATGAATCAGCTCACGCTGCGCGTGGTCGCAGAGGCGCTGTTCGGTGTCGACGTGAGCAAGTACTACGACGACATCGCGAAGCCACTCGATGTCGTGATGCGGCGTTTCGAGGAGATGCTCACGTCGATGGTTCCTCTGCCTCCGCAGATCCCGGTCGCTGCCAACCGTCGCGCAGCGAAAGCGGTCAAGCAGCTCGACCAAGCCCTGGCGGAGATCATCCGCGACCGGCGCAAGCTGCCCGAAGGCGATGATCTGCTCAGCGAGCTGCTGCGTGCCGAACCCGCAGAGCGTTTCAATGATCGCGAGCTCCGGGATGAGTTGCTCACGCTGCTCGTCGCTGGCCACGAGACGACGGCGCTTGCGCTCACCTGGGCCCTGATGCTGATCGCACAGCACCCGCGTGTGGAGGCTAAGCTCCTCGAGGAAACGCGCGCAAAGCCCGGAATCGTACGCACCACCCGGGAGCTGCCATACCACGAGCGTGTGGTGAATGAGGCCATGCGGCTCTACCCACCGGTGTGGGGCATCGGCCGCGAGCTGGTGCGCGATGCGGACATCGGCGGCTATCACCTCACCAAGGGCACACAGCTCTACTTCGCTCAGTGGGTCACCCAGCGAGACGCTCAGTACTTCGAGCGCCCCAAGGATTTTGATCCGGAACGCTGGGAGGAGCCCAAGCATCCGCGGCACGCGTTCTTTCCATTCGGTGCCGGGCCGCGGGTCTGCGTTGGCTTGAACTTCGCGATGCTGGAGGCGGTGGTGATCCTCTCCCGGGTGGTGGAAGCCTTCCACCTCGACCTCACCAAAAACCAGGAGATCGACCTGATGCCGGCGGTCACACTCCGACCCCGCCATGGCCTCCTCGCAACCCCGCGGAAACGTGTAGAGGAACAGGCTGCCTAG
- a CDS encoding TetR/AcrR family transcriptional regulator, whose amino-acid sequence MARITQEAQAQTREKLLFAAADEFAEHGLIGANINRISVAAGLAKGTVYNYFDSKEELFFAVVEGACRLAVEQANEDPRGTTRERLLALIASDIAWFEKHPAFARVFLRESLDPDPEAHARVMAAAAPFVMRVTQVLEEGVARGEVTNARPPQVLAMTLVGLDTLALFQHVASGGAWPTLDEIPEFVVGQFMDGAAPR is encoded by the coding sequence ATGGCTCGAATCACTCAAGAAGCGCAGGCTCAGACCCGCGAGAAGCTGCTGTTCGCCGCGGCCGACGAGTTCGCGGAGCATGGGCTGATCGGCGCCAACATCAACCGCATCAGCGTGGCTGCGGGCCTGGCCAAAGGCACGGTGTACAACTACTTCGACTCCAAGGAAGAGCTGTTCTTCGCCGTGGTCGAGGGGGCGTGCCGCTTGGCCGTGGAGCAGGCGAATGAGGACCCTCGAGGCACCACCCGAGAGCGCCTGCTGGCGTTGATTGCGTCGGACATCGCCTGGTTCGAGAAGCACCCCGCGTTCGCACGAGTTTTCCTCCGGGAATCACTCGATCCCGACCCGGAGGCACACGCGAGGGTCATGGCGGCCGCAGCCCCCTTCGTGATGCGGGTTACTCAGGTGCTCGAGGAGGGCGTAGCTCGGGGGGAGGTCACAAACGCTCGGCCCCCGCAGGTGCTGGCGATGACCCTGGTTGGCCTCGACACGCTCGCGCTATTTCAACACGTCGCCTCCGGCGGCGCCTGGCCGACCCTCGACGAGATCCCCGAGTTCGTCGTGGGGCAGTTCATGGATGGTGCAGCCCCACGCTGA
- a CDS encoding exo-alpha-sialidase, translated as MEVPPHLRPQDHTSQLLFNPAKDEFNISYHSFRIPSIVRSTKGTLIAFAEGRQCSAADYGNINLVYKRSFDDGKTWTNLAEVVGSGAGTWGNPTAVVDEDTGTIWLFMNWNAENISQNPGTNPCTGNPTTAVGPGDRPVYLSKSTDDGATWTKPVNMTATLQPNGNAWDAVGPGVGIYTSVGATAGRLIVPAIQRNIYSDDHGVTWKYKSIPGGTSEGTVVELSDGKLQRNDRATGSRWNTAARRWLSTGTIEGSFPAFAPHDTLLDPRVEGSAIRYSTNPHRIFFLNPASTVGRCKMRVRISYDDGATWPISRQLHDTLTAQETCDKNLGGYSSMTKTADFHVAALVERIEADGSHRGIEVHRFNLPWVLDGTPEP; from the coding sequence ATGGAAGTGCCCCCGCATCTGCGCCCTCAGGATCACACGTCGCAGCTGCTGTTCAATCCGGCGAAGGACGAGTTCAACATCAGCTATCACAGCTTCCGCATCCCCTCGATCGTGCGCTCCACCAAGGGCACGCTGATCGCCTTTGCGGAGGGCCGGCAGTGCTCCGCTGCGGACTACGGCAACATCAACCTCGTCTACAAGCGCTCCTTCGACGACGGCAAGACATGGACGAACCTGGCGGAGGTCGTGGGCTCCGGTGCGGGCACGTGGGGCAACCCAACCGCCGTGGTGGATGAAGACACCGGCACCATCTGGTTGTTCATGAACTGGAACGCCGAGAACATCAGCCAGAACCCGGGCACGAACCCGTGTACGGGCAACCCAACGACTGCCGTCGGCCCTGGGGACCGCCCGGTGTACCTGAGCAAGAGCACCGATGACGGCGCCACTTGGACCAAGCCCGTCAACATGACCGCGACGCTGCAGCCAAACGGCAACGCTTGGGACGCGGTAGGACCCGGCGTTGGGATCTACACCAGCGTGGGCGCGACCGCTGGCAGGCTGATCGTCCCGGCGATCCAGCGCAACATCTACAGTGACGACCACGGCGTGACCTGGAAGTACAAGTCGATTCCCGGAGGAACCAGCGAGGGTACCGTGGTGGAGCTCTCGGACGGCAAGCTCCAGCGCAACGACCGGGCGACGGGCAGCAGATGGAACACCGCAGCGCGGCGCTGGCTGAGCACCGGGACCATCGAGGGCAGCTTCCCCGCGTTTGCGCCCCACGACACGCTGCTCGACCCGCGCGTGGAGGGCAGCGCGATCCGCTACTCGACCAATCCTCATCGCATCTTTTTCTTGAACCCGGCTTCGACCGTCGGTCGCTGCAAGATGCGCGTGCGCATCAGCTACGATGACGGCGCAACCTGGCCCATCAGCCGCCAGCTCCACGATACGCTCACGGCGCAAGAGACCTGCGACAAGAACCTGGGTGGCTACTCCAGCATGACCAAGACCGCAGACTTCCACGTCGCGGCGCTAGTCGAGCGTATCGAGGCAGACGGCTCCCATCGCGGCATCGAAGTGCATCGCTTCAACTTGCCCTGGGTGCTAGACGGCACTCCAGAGCCGTGA
- a CDS encoding antibiotic biosynthesis monooxygenase, translating to MALTNQLWLADRQRYPRIQFRVDHFVVPEAAREAFLEASHRNFAFIRTLPGFLGHVILEKSGGPTRFNLSTIAAWESPEAIASAVEKVQAHYQSIGFNPPAFMRELGIEGELGNFDAPHALQE from the coding sequence ATGGCCCTCACCAACCAGCTGTGGCTCGCCGACCGCCAACGTTATCCCCGTATTCAGTTCCGCGTGGATCATTTCGTCGTCCCCGAGGCCGCGCGGGAAGCCTTCCTGGAGGCGAGCCACAGAAACTTCGCGTTCATTCGCACGCTGCCCGGGTTCCTTGGACACGTCATCCTGGAGAAGAGCGGCGGCCCGACGCGCTTCAACCTGAGCACCATCGCCGCCTGGGAGAGCCCGGAGGCGATCGCATCAGCGGTGGAGAAGGTGCAGGCGCACTACCAGTCGATCGGGTTCAATCCGCCAGCCTTCATGCGCGAGCTCGGCATCGAAGGTGAGCTGGGCAACTTCGACGCCCCGCACGCACTTCAGGAATAA
- a CDS encoding helix-turn-helix transcriptional regulator produces the protein MQASLASSEDFEIVTRSTAVGGPSWRPLHVHDDFELSYIEAGRLDFRTSIGEFEAEAGDAILMLPEVGNQPRLAGRLTQLHLSRCQLQAARDALNVKVPERVQRFSPGATTARLMALLATCARELPAGDLQLTSLVDAITLSLLPRNPGRAQEPRDARIRTAIDFIHGKLREAVSVDDMARAAGLTRFVFLRQFKAQTGTTPYRYLLERRLDSARELLLQSESSVLSVALEFEFRDPGRFSRAFRHRFGYAPGELLKR, from the coding sequence GTGCAGGCCAGCCTCGCCAGCTCGGAGGACTTCGAGATCGTGACCCGGTCCACCGCGGTGGGTGGCCCGAGCTGGCGTCCGCTGCACGTCCATGACGACTTCGAGCTCAGCTACATCGAGGCCGGCCGCCTAGATTTCCGCACGTCAATCGGTGAGTTTGAAGCCGAGGCGGGTGACGCAATCTTGATGCTGCCCGAGGTGGGCAATCAGCCTCGCCTGGCGGGCCGGCTCACCCAGCTGCATCTATCGCGGTGCCAGCTGCAGGCGGCGAGAGATGCGCTGAACGTGAAGGTCCCGGAGCGTGTGCAGCGTTTCTCGCCGGGCGCGACCACCGCGCGGCTCATGGCGTTGCTCGCGACGTGCGCACGGGAGCTACCGGCCGGCGACCTCCAGCTCACGTCACTGGTCGACGCGATCACCCTGAGCCTCCTGCCACGCAACCCCGGGCGCGCTCAGGAGCCGCGGGACGCACGGATCCGCACGGCGATAGACTTCATCCACGGCAAGCTGCGAGAGGCAGTGAGTGTGGACGACATGGCGCGCGCCGCTGGCTTGACGCGCTTCGTGTTTCTGCGCCAGTTCAAGGCGCAGACCGGCACCACCCCTTATCGCTACTTGCTGGAGCGGCGCTTGGACTCCGCCCGGGAGCTTCTGCTGCAGAGTGAGAGCAGCGTGTTGAGCGTCGCGCTGGAGTTCGAGTTCAGGGATCCCGGCCGTTTCAGCCGCGCGTTTCGCCACCGCTTTGGTTACGCGCCAGGCGAGCTGTTGAAGCGCTAG
- a CDS encoding TetR/AcrR family transcriptional regulator → MGRARAFEEREALDAAMLVFWHQGYRATSVKDLEDATKLKPGSLYHAFGNKHSLFLRVIDHYIERVITARVQHYLECDGPPLTELREFITSAFAHVSKGSPSPACLLLNTAVELGMEDAEVHSRVATGMRLVERGMQRQIARARELGQVAECVDPRAAAKNLAVAFQGILVASRMTSRRASLIELTDQALQQLGLSPH, encoded by the coding sequence ATGGGTCGGGCGAGGGCTTTCGAGGAGCGTGAGGCGCTGGACGCCGCCATGCTGGTGTTTTGGCACCAGGGCTACCGCGCGACTTCCGTGAAGGACCTCGAGGACGCGACCAAGCTGAAGCCGGGCAGCCTGTATCATGCGTTTGGCAATAAGCACTCGCTGTTCTTGCGGGTGATCGATCACTACATCGAGCGCGTCATTACCGCGCGGGTACAACACTACCTGGAGTGTGACGGCCCGCCGCTGACGGAGCTTCGGGAGTTCATCACCTCCGCCTTTGCCCATGTTTCGAAGGGCTCACCCAGCCCTGCCTGCTTGCTGCTGAACACCGCGGTTGAACTCGGGATGGAAGACGCTGAGGTGCATTCCCGCGTGGCAACGGGGATGCGACTGGTGGAGCGGGGCATGCAGCGGCAGATTGCGCGCGCCCGGGAGCTTGGACAAGTCGCCGAGTGCGTGGATCCACGGGCGGCAGCGAAGAACCTCGCCGTGGCGTTTCAAGGGATCTTGGTGGCCAGCCGAATGACCAGTCGCCGCGCGTCGCTGATCGAGCTGACGGATCAAGCGCTGCAGCAGCTAGGCCTCAGCCCTCACTAG
- a CDS encoding haloalkane dehalogenase has product MDYVRTPEERFENLPEFPYQPHYVEVPSGDGGSLRMAYLDEGPRDAAPILLLHGEPSWSFLYRKMIPVLVEHGHRCVAPDLIGFGRSDKPTQREDYTYARHLGWLRDWLTAVDLKRITLVCQDWGGLLGLRLLVEQPERFARCVAANTMLPTGDVDPGPAFAAWKNFSQNSPEFPVGGIVNGGCTTDLSADVVAAYDAPFPDDSFKAGARQFPLLVPATPDDPEAPANREALQKLMALELPFLTAFSDEDPIMRGLDKVLQQIVPGATGQAHTTIVGGGHFLQEDRGPELAEAVHRFVVS; this is encoded by the coding sequence ATGGACTACGTACGCACGCCCGAGGAACGCTTCGAGAACCTGCCTGAGTTTCCGTATCAGCCGCACTACGTGGAGGTTCCCTCGGGAGACGGCGGCAGCCTGCGTATGGCCTATCTGGATGAGGGACCGCGGGACGCGGCGCCGATCTTGCTGCTCCACGGCGAGCCGTCATGGTCCTTCCTTTATCGCAAGATGATTCCGGTGCTGGTCGAGCACGGCCACCGCTGTGTCGCGCCGGACTTGATCGGCTTTGGTCGTTCCGACAAGCCCACGCAGCGCGAGGACTACACCTATGCGCGCCACCTGGGTTGGCTGCGAGACTGGCTGACGGCGGTCGATCTGAAGCGAATCACGCTGGTCTGTCAGGATTGGGGAGGACTGCTGGGTCTGCGACTCCTAGTGGAGCAACCGGAGCGCTTTGCGCGCTGCGTGGCGGCAAACACCATGTTGCCCACCGGGGATGTCGACCCAGGACCCGCATTTGCTGCGTGGAAAAATTTCTCCCAGAACTCACCCGAGTTCCCGGTCGGGGGCATCGTCAACGGTGGTTGCACCACGGATCTCAGCGCCGATGTGGTGGCGGCGTACGACGCGCCTTTCCCCGACGACTCCTTCAAGGCGGGTGCGCGGCAGTTTCCGCTGCTCGTCCCGGCGACCCCCGACGACCCCGAAGCGCCTGCCAACCGTGAGGCGCTGCAGAAGCTGATGGCGCTGGAGCTGCCGTTCTTGACTGCCTTCAGCGACGAGGATCCGATCATGCGCGGCCTGGACAAGGTGCTCCAACAGATCGTCCCAGGAGCAACTGGCCAGGCGCACACCACGATTGTGGGTGGCGGGCACTTCCTGCAGGAGGACCGTGGTCCAGAGCTCGCAGAAGCCGTGCATCGCTTCGTGGTGAGCTGA
- the dauA gene encoding C4-dicarboxylic acid transporter DauA, producing MARTRHLGASQSISLGSLPGAALRAVLREGYGWGEFRRDALAGVVVGVVALPLSMALAIAVGVEPQRGLYTAIVAGFLCALLGGSRTQVTGPTAAFIVILAPIYAKFGAAGLLVSGLLGGAILIAMGLFRLGRLIQFIPHPVTTGFTAGIATVIASLQIKDLLGLHTASNPEHFTGKLWAMFAARGTASKWELGVGVFTLVLLLGVPKLTRRVPAPLVALPGAALMAWVLTRSVPEFHVATIAERFHTEINGRLVNGIPQLPPLPGLPWEAGTRPLDVSFETLRELLPGALAIAMLGAIESLLSAVVADGMVRTKHDPDAELIAQGVGNLVTPFFGGIPATGAIARTATNIRGGARSPIASMVHALTVLSAVLLLAPLLGYLPMAALAALLLLVAWNMSEAKHFAHTLRVAPKSDVAVLLTCYVLTVGFDMVIGVSVGMVLAAFLFMRRMAEVTEARLAESGADVARAELPPHVALYEISGPLFFGAAQKAMAALEVVDGDTRVVILCMDQVHAMDATGLVALESALTSLHDQGRLALLCGVCPQPLGLLTKAKLLNEDVLVCASLEEAVEVARSKLL from the coding sequence ATGGCGCGTACCCGCCACTTGGGTGCTTCTCAATCGATATCCCTCGGGAGCTTGCCCGGGGCGGCGTTGCGGGCTGTGCTCCGGGAAGGCTACGGCTGGGGTGAGTTCCGAAGAGACGCGCTAGCCGGCGTCGTCGTCGGGGTGGTCGCGCTGCCCCTGTCGATGGCGCTCGCGATCGCCGTTGGTGTGGAGCCGCAGCGCGGGCTCTACACGGCGATCGTTGCGGGGTTTCTGTGTGCGCTGCTTGGTGGTTCGCGCACGCAGGTGACAGGGCCAACCGCGGCGTTCATCGTGATCCTCGCGCCGATCTACGCCAAGTTCGGTGCGGCGGGCTTGTTGGTGTCCGGCCTGCTTGGCGGGGCCATCTTGATCGCGATGGGGCTGTTTCGGCTTGGGCGCCTGATCCAGTTCATTCCCCATCCCGTGACCACGGGCTTTACCGCGGGGATCGCGACTGTGATCGCAAGTCTCCAGATCAAGGACTTGCTCGGCCTGCACACGGCGAGCAACCCAGAGCACTTCACCGGCAAGCTGTGGGCGATGTTTGCCGCTCGAGGTACGGCGTCCAAGTGGGAACTTGGAGTGGGGGTGTTCACCCTTGTGCTGCTGCTCGGCGTACCGAAGCTCACGCGGCGGGTGCCGGCCCCCTTGGTCGCGCTGCCTGGTGCCGCCCTCATGGCGTGGGTGCTGACGCGCTCCGTACCCGAGTTTCACGTCGCGACGATCGCTGAGCGTTTTCATACGGAAATAAATGGAAGGCTGGTCAACGGTATTCCTCAGCTCCCCCCGCTGCCTGGTTTGCCCTGGGAGGCGGGGACGCGGCCGCTCGACGTTAGCTTCGAGACGCTCAGGGAACTGCTCCCCGGTGCACTGGCGATCGCGATGCTCGGTGCCATCGAATCGCTGCTCTCGGCGGTGGTCGCCGATGGCATGGTTCGCACGAAGCACGATCCCGATGCGGAGCTGATTGCTCAGGGGGTTGGCAATCTGGTCACGCCATTCTTTGGTGGCATTCCGGCCACCGGCGCCATCGCCCGAACAGCGACGAACATCCGTGGAGGTGCGCGCTCACCCATCGCGTCGATGGTGCACGCGCTCACGGTGCTGAGCGCCGTGCTGCTCTTGGCGCCGTTGCTGGGCTACTTGCCGATGGCCGCCTTGGCGGCGCTGCTCCTGCTGGTGGCCTGGAATATGTCAGAGGCCAAGCATTTCGCTCACACGCTGCGGGTTGCTCCGAAGAGCGACGTGGCCGTCTTGCTCACTTGCTACGTGCTCACGGTGGGCTTCGATATGGTGATCGGAGTTTCCGTGGGGATGGTGCTTGCGGCCTTCCTGTTCATGCGACGCATGGCGGAGGTCACGGAGGCGCGGTTGGCGGAGTCGGGAGCCGACGTTGCCCGCGCCGAGCTGCCTCCCCACGTGGCGCTGTACGAAATCTCCGGTCCGCTGTTCTTCGGTGCGGCGCAGAAGGCGATGGCCGCGCTCGAGGTGGTGGACGGCGACACGCGAGTCGTGATCCTTTGCATGGATCAGGTGCACGCCATGGACGCCACCGGGTTGGTGGCCCTGGAGAGCGCGCTGACTAGCCTGCACGATCAAGGGCGCCTGGCGCTGCTCTGCGGAGTGTGTCCACAACCCCTTGGGTTGCTCACCAAAGCGAAGCTCCTGAACGAGGACGTGCTCGTCTGTGCTTCTCTGGAGGAGGCGGTTGAGGTAGCTCGGTCGAAGCTCCTCTGA